Genomic window (Oenanthe melanoleuca isolate GR-GAL-2019-014 chromosome 1A, OMel1.0, whole genome shotgun sequence):
aaattctgtgaataAGTAGTCCTAGATAGAAACAAATACTGTATTGCATCTTTAAATATGGTCTGAacagttattttccttttcaagctCTTTCTGTCAGACTAGGTTAAACCTCAATCATTCAAATCAACTGCAAGAGATACCAGAAAAtccaaagacatttttcctCAGGGAATTTACTGTTTTATCATTTTATGCAAGAGGTCAAATCTTCGGGTctgtgaaagaagaaaactatTCAAGGGGAGTCTTGAGGACAGGAATATCCAGGCAACTCTGCCAACACAAGCCCACAGCAGTCCAGGACCAGATGGGGGCAAAGTGAAGAATTACTAACTTTGGCCAACTGGATTGCTGTCTAGGCACTAGTGGTTGTACTGGAGCCATTGGAGCCATAATGGGATCTCAGACACCTGGAGTTGGGTATCTCAGTGTATAAGGATGTACCAGGTTAACAGCACATTCATTGTAATTCATAAACAAGTAAATAAACAACTAAGTAAAAtaactttattcttttcttgcatttctgtATGATTTCAAATAACAAGATAAAATGCATACCCATGTATGTATTCTCTTGCAGCTGGTATTCTCTCACAACTCACTGGAATTCAGGGTATTTGGAACTTCAGGAAGAGCAAAAGCTTTCTTGACACTTAAtagtattttagaaaaaaaaaaaggaaaacttgtgTGGGTGCAAGTGTGCAGAAGGACTATAGATTTATTCTATTGTCAGATTCATTGGTGGTGTTCAGTCATCTTTCCTCAGTCCATCTATGTTGTGTGCATTCTTTCCTTCAGAAGCCATTTCTAAGAGCTTAGATTTTGTGCAGTCTGTGCAGTCTTTGTAATTAGAACATGTATGAAGATCCAAAAGCCATGCTGTCCTGGGACAGTCTGAAAGTGTAATGCAGATTGCCAAACTTTATCACTGATTGTTAATGCACTCTTACTATGTATACAAAAGTGAGATTTGAGAAGAGATATTTTGTGTGAGATTCTCATTCAGCTGGACTGGTAATAATATTAAAGCACTAGTTAATTAAAGCTGTTACTTAATCCAAAGACATTTCTTCATGCAATTTAAGCAAGTGTATTGTCTTGTACAACAATACAGGAGTTTTTCAATGTGTTAGTCATATCAGGATTATAGTAATTATTCATACTGCCTCTGCCATTGATATGTAATTTATACTTGTTCTCTTCTTGTTTTCCAGATCTCACAGCAAGGACATGGCTTCAAATGAAAGAGAGATTGTGGTTTGGGTTTGCCAGGAGGAGAAGATTGTATGTGGCCTGACAAAGCGCACAACTTGCTCAGAAGTGGTTCAAGCACTGCTTGAGGAACATCAGACAACATTTGGAGAGAAAAAGGTCCTTTTTGGAAAACCTAGTGATTACTGCATTGTAGAAAAATGGAGAGGCTCAGAGCGAGTACTGCCTCCCTTGACAAAGATTCTGAGACTTTGGAAGGCCTGGGGGGAAGAGCAGGCTAATTTGCATTTTGTGTTGGTAAAGTCAGATGCTTTCCTCTCGTTTCCACTGTGGAAGACAGCAGAAGCCAAGGTAGTACAGAACATAGAAAAGCAGTGGGACCTCAGCCCAGCAAACTACATGAAGATGTTGCCAATAgacaagcaaaagaaaattgtgAGGAAGACTTTCCGGAAACTGGCCAAGCTTAAGCAGGACAGTGTTCAGCAAGAGAGAGATAATATGGAGACTCTGATTCATCTGATCATTTCTCAAGATCATACAATTCATCAACAAGTCCTTAGAATGAAGGAACTAGATATGGAAATTGAAAAATGTGAAGCAAAATTCCATCTAGATCGTGTGGCGAATGATGGAGAAAATTATGTGCAGGACTCCTATTTAATGATCAATACAAGTGAGGCTGAGCAGCAAGGGAGTAGGCCAGATGATCAAAAAGATATTCATGACTATTTGAGCAAAAGTGAGGGAATTTTACAGGTGGAAGAGAGACTGAAACATCACAAGCAATTAATAGAAAACCTGTGTGCTGAAATTGAAAGAGAAGTACACGGTAtatgcatggaaaaaaatggagaggaTGTTcacacagaagcagcagctaaTGCTGAACTGGAAGCCTCAGATTTGGAAAGTGTAAAATATGAGCTAGAAAAAAGTATGAAAGATGGTCTGAGAATCAACTCATACCTGAGCTGCATCCAGAAAGAACTTACATACAGGGACTCACTTcttcaaaagaaggaaaaagaatatgAACTTCTTACAGAAGAATTTAATTTGCTGCATGTTAAAGACAACATTGAAACTAGGCTTAAATCAAATGAAGAGCCATCCAAGGGCAGTGTCATTTCCAGTAACAGCATTGCTGTTCCTGACTTTGTTCATAGAGTGACTAATCTGGACATCAATGATACAGACTCTGACACTGGAATCAGCTCTACACACAGTCAGGACTCTGAAATAACTGCAGGGGACATGGTACTGTTGTCAACATAGTTGAAAACAgtaacacattttttaaaattttattttggaggaTATTTATAAGAATTAGCATACCTGCTGTCTTGGAAGTTAAGCTCTTCAAGGTATTGaagctgtggcactgctttAGCAAAGTAAAGAGTGTCTATTTATGTGCTTAATAGTATACTTGTGCTAGAATGCTATGTGCTAGAATGGGTTAACTGGTAAAAGGTGCAAAGTTGTTGGCTTTGCTACATCAAGACTGTTTAGACTTTGTAATGTTAATACTCAGTGAAATGGGAGCATTCTGACTGCCTTGGACCAAAAGTTTGGAGATTTCATATCCTTTGGTCTTTGGGTCTGCTCCTGTATCTCCCTAACTTTTTAGGAATGTGAAGTAGAGGCTAAAGAAAGCTAGACCAAGAGCttgattttctgctctgttaCATTAGCTTTATGCAGACGGAGTTTCCTTGCTATGAAGCTGCTGTAAAAGATTATATAATTGAGCATTtaatctgttaaaaaataatttttatgacAATGTAGAACAGAAGAAATATAATTGCATTTATGCCTTATTTTTAAACTTAGTTTCTATAATATCAggatgatatttttaaaaacctcctAAGTCCCATTTTAAAAACTACCTTCCACACAtgggtttttaattttgattctCTTTCAGCAGCTTTTATCTGCGTTTAAGATCCTTAAACCCCCTACTTATCTGCTCTTACCCTGTAGTTGCCCTAGTGATGTTTAAGTCCACAGAGTTCCTGCCAGCAGGCATGTCAGAACTACTTAAATCCTGCTTGTGCGAGACGCTGAAATCCCAGGCTCACACCTAGCCCTAGGGGCATTTTCAGCAAGACTTTCTCCTACCTATCTCACCAGCTGGATCCAGTGTCTTAAACCTCCTGAAGTCACAGCTACCAAAAAAACCATAACAGAAGCAACAGGTAGGAGCCAGACATTTTAGTCTCTGGCTAGACACTGTTTCCCAATAGCCAGCTATCAACTATTTTCATATAGCAAGTAGGTTTTCAAATCCCACCTCCTACTGTTTTGGAACAGGAACCTGTAAATCCTACTTCCCCAGTGAGGGCTTTGGGATACAGCAAAAACTGATCCAATTTATATAGTTACAAATTGGGCTCcaggtaaaattaaaaaaaataataataacaaaaataggAATGCAAAGCATGAGAATTTTACAACTGTGTGGttatgtcaattttttttttcatttaggaTGTAGTTTATCTCAAATCCTTCTCCAGCATATTGCTCTAAGTCCTAAACCAAGCTGCAGAATTGAGTTACCAAACACGATCTGTAACTCTGTGCTAGAGGATCTGCTAATATAGAACACATGCACAATTTCTGGGTTGCCGTGTTCATGTTTTGCAGGCCAATCAGTTTAATACTTCTGATTAAAAGACTTGAATGGAAAACAATTACAATATTTCTGAATAAAGTTCAGTTCTGCAAAATTGAAAGCCGTCCTGGAATTAGCAGCCTACAGTGTAAACAAATGCAAAGTACCTAGTAGgtgtaaatataaaattttttcagatacagttctttctttttctataattttcttctcctaAGTGTCTTTTAACCATTTTCTAAAATGGCCAAAGTGCTAGGACTGCTGATTAGCACAtatttaatgcagaaaaaaaaaaaaaaaaaaaaaggaaaaaaaaggcttttctaaaaagaatttttttgtgttttatttgctgTGGATCTTTTTCCTAATCCTGGATATTATAAATAGTTTCTATTTCAGCAAAGTGTGCTAGTTGCCTTAATATATtttgtgttgtattttttttcatacaatGTCATTTGAATACTTCAATAATAATGTGTAATATTTAGACTCATCAGCTCCTGATGGAAACACATGTATGAAATATATTATCTTATCTTTGTAATAATTTATTAACGCAACTCTGCATCTTTGGATCTCTGTGGTATCACTCTGACAAGTAGTTAAGCCCAGAGTTCTGAATGCTGAGGGTAGACTAATGTCTTCTATGAGTTCTTATGAGTTTAGTTACCAATAGCTACAATTTCTATTGAGtcattttttatatataattactTAGAGGATAGAGAATTGAAACAGAGTAATATACACAGCTTGCAGGCTAGTACAAGACCCGTGGgggggaaaattaatttccactCATACTCTACCAGATTTATTTTGCTCATAGGAACTTCTCTGAGTTCTCTCAGCAAATCTTTATCCACACTTGGTGGTTGATTGTGCCTCCCCTTCAACTTGTAGGTCTTAAGAGTATTCCTGTGTTTTAAGACGAAACTAGGAACAATAGTTTGAGAGagaatatttcttaaaaaataaaacaatattaaaaagaCAGTGTTTTGAAGAATTTATTTGAAGTTTGTACTTTGACTACTTTGATATctcaaataaacatttttttcagaatttagAATGTACAAGATGATTAAAGCACTCTTTACTGTTTGTCTGCCTCTACATTTTCCATATATTTGTTTCACCTGGTTTTAGGATGCTAAAAGTATTCTTTATGAAGCTTTATGCTCCTTACTTCCTCCTTTGTCACAGTTATATATATTtgattttactttaaaattcccataatttaaaatacacaataaAAATCTTTGGATTGTTTCCTGTCATTCCCGTAAGCCAGCTGACATATCCATCTTcaaatttagttttattttataaaattttacatGAACTATGAAACACTTGCTGACAGAAAAGCAGATCAAGTAAGTCCTACTTAAGAGGAGAGACAAATTCTACCCAGGGAGTGGAAATGTGACATTTCAAAGTAAAGTGAAACGAAAATCAGAAAGGTGgttatttcatagaatcataaaattatttgggctggaaggggccttaaagataATCTTTttcaaccccctgccatgagtAGGGATGTCTTTCATTACATCAGGTAGCACAAAGGTTGCATCCAACATTTACAGAGATGGGGTGTCCATAGgttctctgggcaacctattccagtgTCTCAATGCtatcacagtaaagaattttttcctaatatctaatgtAAATCTACCTTCTTACAGTTTGAATCCATACCCCCTTACCCTGTTACATGCCCATGTAACAAGTCCCTCTGCAGTTCTCTGTAGGCTCCCATTCGGTACTGGAAGGTGCCATagggtctccccagagccttctcttccccaggatgaacagccccaactctcAGCCTGCCTTCAGCCCACAGCTGGATGCTGCACACCAAGTGAGGGTCTCAcaagagcagaggaggaaaatctCCTCCCTCTACCTGCTGGTCACCTCCTTTTTGATGCAGCAGGATGtggttggctttctgggctACAGCTGCCTGTTGCCAGGCCAAGTTGAGCTTCTCATCCACCACCCCCACCAAGTCCTTCTTTCCACAGCTAGCCTTGacctctgcccagcctgtaTTTGTGCTTGGGTTTGGTCTGGCTTGGATGCAGGACCTTCCACACTTGGCCTGGCTCAGCTTGATGGGATTCACATGGGCCCAGCTCTCCAGTCTGTCAAGGCCCTTCTGGATGTcattccttccctccagcatgTGCACCTCACCACAGAGCTTGGCGTCTCTTGGTCAACTTATCTGTCCCCAGGCAGTCAGAGCTCCATGCACTCCAGCTGGTCACTGCCATGGAGCACAGCATCCCCTCCTTGTGTCCTCTGCCAGTCCTTCCTAAAGAGCCTGTATCATTCCATTCCAATGTTCCAGTCTTAAGAGCCATCCCACCACATCTTTGTGGTGCCAATAAGATAATAGCACAAAATCTAGCTCCTGTTATTTCCCACACTGCATGCACTTCCATATAGGCATCTAAGTTGAGCTCTAGATAAAGATTATTTTGGAattcctttgtgctgctctcctgcctgacCTGTGATCCCTTTCCAGGCTCTGGGCATCTCTTGCTGGCACTGGTATCAAACTGGTAAGGGTGAAGTGGGTTGAGGTTCCTCTCCCTCAGAACTTTATTTTGAAGCTCTCTTCACCAGTTTGGCAAGCCTATGACCAAAGGTGATCTTCCACATCTCTGACAAATGCTGCCCACCAGCCCTCAGTAGACCAGTTTTCTCAAAGCTGGTCCCATGGTCCCATAAGTagctgagccctggctggggcaTCAGTCCTCTGGCATTGTTGGTTCACCACATTTGACCATCCCTTTCAAACCCTTGCCCTCTGACTGGGAGGATGATGAGAAAAGTGCCTGTATTCCAGGTTCCCttcccaccattcccagagctctgtAATCCCTCTTGATTAATACTCAGAGCACTCCAGGCTGTATCACTGGTGAAACAACAGTTCCCCACTTGGGTACAGCTTCTGCAGGCATGTCTGCTGCCAGTCCCCAACCCAGCAGAAGGGTCAAGGCAATTAAAGTCTGAGATGTGCAAAGCAGCCTCTCctttcagcagctctgtctgAGGGCAGCATTGCCACCACCAGGTAGATGGTGCAGCCCttccagccacagcacagccttaGGGGTCAGGTGTGCCCTTGGTCTGTGCAGAGGTTACAGGAGGGTGCCCATTTGCTGGGTTTTGTGGACTTCAAGTCTCTCCACACAGCCAATGGAATGCTCTTCCTTCAAGGAAATGTCCTTAACACACACACCACTGTGCTACACCCCATTTATCTGCCCTGGTCACAgtgctcctgcttttcctctgaattAGGAATATTGTGGTGAAAggtgccaggctcagcctgtATTAtggctggtttggggtggggtAAGCTAGTTCCTCACATAAACCTAGGCAGAGACTTTAAATGACTGTCATCTGGGCTAGCACTGCTGGAATGAATAGACTTGCCTAACACAATGTTTCTACATACACGAATAGtctcacatatatatatttataaacaaTATAATTTCAGCAATTTCCAGAGAACAGTGTATACCCCAAATTCATGTTTCTGACTTTATTATATACTTTAACAAATTTGATGAAAGCAGGTGAGCCAATTTAATTACCTGCTTCAGTTCCTTGATGACTATTCcaaatataaaacataattaTCATTCAGTCATATAGAAATTTGCACTATTTACTATCCATTTATGTTCATAAAAGCTACcatataattataaaattattgtctttttttcctacaaaagtGAGCACTCCCTAAGAGCTTTTATCACTTCAAACTTATAGACTATATATTTGTCTTCAGACTGTGCATTCAGCAGTTGTTCTACTGGCTGACTTGTGTTCTATACATTCATACAGACATACTTATTACTAACACAGATTCAATTGTTTCATATTGACAGATTGAAATTCACAGTTTAGAACTTCAACTCTCAACTTTAGACTGCTAAGATAGGTTTACATTCCTCTACCTGCtcagaataattattttctgcatatttccAACTGTGTAAGGATATAAACAAATGTAATGTAATAAATAAGTATTTCAAAGTcatataatttctatttctatctTAGAACAGAAGTCTCTAATCCAAAGGACTTTTTTCTCTAAACTTACCTTAGATCATCTTATCCTGTCTCACTAGTTTAATTACACTGAACATAAATGACTTTATTTTTCCAACAGTGGCGTGCTCAAGATTATTCCACAcagagaatttttcttttcctagaaCTTTAGTGTTTATCCTTCTGGGTATTTTACTATGTCATTTAAAAGACATCTACACTATTTTGCCTTTTATAACTTCCAAAAAGAAATTGCTGTCTTTCTCAGGGCTCTATCTGACAACAAAAACACAGCTCAAAACAAATATTACTAAATTTTCAATGTCTATAATAGAATGATTTTCCCATATATTAAACCCATTAATTTCTCCTGAAAGGATTCGAAATGGGTATAAGGGGGGTTAATATTATACTGCCTTTGTGATATAGTATTTTGTAATGTGCAATAATCTCATTCTGAGGTTTgctgttgtttgctttttttttaacttaataaGCAATACAGAATATATTATACTATGTCAAAATCTCAAACAAAACTGTCCATTATTGAAATTATTATGTTCCAAAGAGAAGATTGACAGTGTTTAAAGTACAAACATcaagattttcttcctaatacttAAAAGATTCTAATTTATAGAATATATGCCTTACATCAAATATAGCATTTCAGACAGATGATTACAGActgattttctgaaattatatttgtaGCTGCCTTGCATTGCTGGCAGATCAAGTCCAACTGGAATCCAGTCACTAATTTCAATGGGAGCTTTGCATATATTTTACAAACCTCCAGATTCAGTTCAAGAAGCCTTCACAAGAACCTCTAGCTACTTATGTATGAGTAGTGTATTGCTTTTGTTGAATTATGAATAATAAGCTTACATTTTTTCTACATATATTTTTCAGGTTAAAAGATCTGACTAGTATTCCAGTCAGTTTTCTACAATTCATCTGGAATTTAAGGGGATTTGAATCAACTATTTATTCAAAGcatatgaaaaaaatttcaaaattttcaaaaatattacaaGGAATTTGAATTTGCTGTTCTTATTGGCTGGATCCACATAAGGGTGGGAAAATGTAATCTTTCGACATGCAAATGCAGGTTTTTGTTTATGCAATAGCTATATGTATGTTATGCTCTACTAGCTTGCTggttgaaattttaaaatatttgaaaacttgTGATCAATCCATTCCTCAACATCCATTTTTCAGGAGATAATATTATGGGTAGAGGGGAATTATTTCGTTGAGAACAATACAGTCATTGTATTGCTAGGATGCagttaatataaaataaaaagcttagCAGGTACAAGAAGTCCAGTTTAATCCATAAATTCAGTGTAATCCTAAGGAGTATTGAGGCTGGATAAATCATATCATATTAACTATGGAGAAAGTCATGCAGTCACTTGCTATGATTGTTCCACAATGTAAATCTGTTCcacaatgcaaaaaaaattggAGTATACGAGAACCAAAAGTAACTGAGCTCTTCATCAGCACATTCCTAGGAATAATGCCTGCCAGAAACTCTGTTACAGATTATAGGGGGAGATAATTGTTTAGGAAGTTATTTATTATGAGGAAGTAGTTGTTAATACCTTTCTATCTGTATTCAGAAGTTTTgcaaggcacagggaggggTCTTCTGATTTATGGAGCTTTTGTCATTCATGACCTAGAAGTAATGTGGACTCCTTTTGTATCAGTtatagagacagaaaaatgcacttggtaatttaaattcttttgcaAATTGCCACTGGTTATATGAATGTAAACCTTATTTgcccatttttcccattctgaTTTGATTTTTCTCCATAAATTACCTTAAATAATTGCCCATCTTGTCTATTttcagctccacacagcacttcATTATGTTCATGTCTGCAATTTTTTTACTTATTCAGTGGTCAGGtcagattttattaataatgtCTTCCAACATCAAGTGTCACACTCTTTCATGTTATATACATTCTTATTTTGCTTCAGAACAGATATATTTCAAGTTCTTATTTCTGAGTTCATGCGTTTGTTTTAAACTCTAGATTAAATagcttcatattttattttgctcaaATGTTCACAAAATAGATGTACATACTATCTTGGAGAAGGAGGTTACTTCTTAAATCTCAGTTCACTAAGGTGATTAGGCTTTTAATAGTTTTTATATAGTAAATTTGCCTTACTTTTGCTGTCCTTTATGTATGAAAAAAACAATGTGAATCAGAGGATGATTTTATATAACATAGGaatatcattaaaatatttccaacaTTATCTATATTTATGTAATAATGAATTCTGAAAGCAGAGGAGttctattaggaaaaaaaaaacaaacaagtgaaCTGCTATatctttctggtattttcaTGTCAAACAGGGCCAGGTCAATCATAAACCCAGGACTGCATTGCAGTCACACATTTCTAGAATAATAGATTAGCAATACAGTTTGGCCAAAGTTCAAGAAACAGTTTTGGTACCCTTACAGCTGAGACCTTGTGAGAGTTGTTATGAAACTGTTACTGATGATAACCTCAAGAAACATAGCCTTCATCTTAACATTTACTATTTTCAGGGTGGGTTGTTTTTGCCATCTGGATGATTATTTTACTATGCAAAAAATTCTGTTCCCCCTTTCTCTGGGAAGGACTTAGCATTAGCAGGCAGATTTTGAGTTggtttccatttctgtttttttgaaaGAGCAAAATTATCTAAATGAATTTTAGCTCAAgtgttctttaaaaatattattattccTTTCTGTACAGAATAGTCACTTACGTACTATTGCTGTTTTCAGTGTTCTTTTCCAAGACATATTTCATATATTTGGTTTTGATGTCTAAAATTACAGGCTGAGGGTGTTTGTAGTTAAGTCAATATTTGAGCTATGCAGCACAGGCATTTAGAGAAAAGCCAAGTCCTGTGCTTGTGTAACTGTTTCATTGCTGTAAATTCCTCAGTAAGCATTGCACTCCTTCATACACTGAAATAGTGATACCAGTAGTTCACATTTGTGCTAAAAGTAAATTCAGTGGActaaaagaaggaaatattttcatctgttttttaaGAGTAGAtcaatattccaatatttctGCATGAAAACACAACAGCTAGTTGTGATTCCCTGTTAATTTTCCACAATTTTATAGCATTAGCTACTTtacttccattttattttataaaacagaatatGGGGGTTTATACACTACATATTAACTAGTATTTATGTTGCTAAGTAATAATCTTACCATTTGTTTTCAATATATACTTTGTTAATTTAatatttggtttttcttctgtttagaCTTCAACTCTGCGAAAATTGCATTTTGTCCCTCATCAGTGCACACAGCTTTAGATACCTTGGTTTGTTAATGCAGCTACCACACTATTGAGATAGACTTTGTAGCAGTGCTTTAAAACATCTGTTTCTAAGGCAAATACATGATTTTGCCAAGTACAGATAGATTAACAACGAAAATGGAGAATCACCAACTCataaagagaataaagaaaCCCTATCTGTAGGATTTCATTGAGGGAGAGGTTAGGGGATTTGTTCCTTTCTATTTTAAGAGTCAAAAGAGTATGGAAATACATTGGGAATGGACTTGTTGTGATTGTTGCATTTGGATGTGTGTTTTTCAGTTTGAGGTTTCCCTGCTACAACACTAGTATTTCTGGAATCCACCGTGTTGAGACAGTGCTGCTCCGTGATCCTCTGTGTCTGATTCAGTCAGGCAGGCTCAGAAATGACCTGTTGTGCCTGGAAGTTGAAGTCCCAGTGTGATTTACACAGAAGTCAGTGAGTTTATGCTTGGCAGATGCTTGGCTCACAAGGCAGATATCTGCCTTGTGCTACCATAGTTTTTCTCCTAACACATAATCTTCTGTGAGTAAAAAGCACCATCATCACACAGTGCACTGTCTGTTACATCCCATGACATGCCAGATAATTCCtgccttctcttttctgttATCTGGGACCACTTTGGTGAGGCTTGAGAAAGGAATGAATTTAAGTGAGGTTTAGCATTGAACAGGATAAAAGTAAAGTAAAGGTTGAACTGGATCCAACCATAGTATAAAACCCTTAAAACATAATTATAAAAGGCCAGCAGACAAAGGACATATGCAGAGATagaaagcagaatattttattccttgttGTGGGTGTGACAAACTCTCAGGCCCTACTCACCAGTATCATATGGCAGCCCTGTATTTGATTTTGGTTCAGAACAGTAATTAGAAACAACTGTTTTGCAGTGACAGTAATCATCCATTACCAAGGAAGAAGGAAATTCATCATCTCCAGGATTCCTTAAATTGAGACAGGATGTTTTTATGCTCTAGTAAACCACAAGTTATTGGGCTTGACAGTATTCACTTACAATTTAAGGGAAGATGATATGTTCCACTACAGGAATTATTGGTGAAATTTTATGGCCTGTGTTAGGCAAAGATCAAACCAGATGATCCTGGTGTCTTAAAATCTGTCCTTAAAATTTACAGCTGCTCAAAAAACAAATGATGAAGGGAAAGAGGAGGACTGAAACACCAacctgaaatgttttccttacaGTAAAGCACCATTGTTTCCAAGAACATAGGGCATTTCTGTCTATTTGGAATTATTACATCCCCAGACTTGTTCATGGACAGGACCTAACCAAAAATttcataaacacaaaaaaagcaaactgtgaGTTCTCTAGTACTTTCTCTTCAGGCAGTTGAAAGAAATATTGCCTCCACCTCCGCAGTGTGCATCACTCATGCCAAGCCATGTAGATATTTACCTGCCTGTGCAAGGATTGTCTATGCAGACAAAGAAATGGTGTCTTCTTACACACAAGAAACTAAGTTCAGGATGACTGAGTCACTCAAAGTTGTGAAGTTTCTGTCAGAGCCAGGGAATAAATAGAACTAGGCATGAATCTATCATGCTACTAGTGTCAAGGCATTCCCTCCTATCCAGTTTTTGCTGTTCTGTCTCACATCATGGAGCATTTtaagagagggagagaagaaaaaaggtcCTAGGGAACTAGACTATCAAAGTCCTGACACGCAGTAAAtcttttctgcttcctcttGCTAAAATTGTGACACTACACAGGCCTCAGAGAGTGGGAGCATTCTGTGTGCAACActctaaaaacagaaaaggagatgGGGAGAATGGATGAAtgcaaagggaaaataatttacCATATGAGATAAGAGAAGGGAAGcaatttctgcctcttttctgAGCCAGTGCAAATGATAGAGAAGGCAAATACCAAAGCCAAAAGCTATTAATTCTATATTCTGCTTTAGCTTTTAGCTTTACACTTTATCCTTTCTAGAATTAATTGTAAATTTTCAAACTAGtgcaactttattttttaattctccaTTCACTATTTCTGTTTAGATTTGGGACAGTTCTGCTGCATGAGAGTGTAGTACacaaaattctaaaaataaatcttggttttatttattaggATTAAAATCTGACCTGATTCAGtctatttaaactttttttttttgtgtaatcATGGTCAAGTTGCTTTAATTTATTCCTATAAAATTGTAGCTGCAAAgatgattttgcattt
Coding sequences:
- the RASSF9 gene encoding ras association domain-containing protein 9 isoform X2; the protein is MASNEREIVVWVCQEEKIVCGLTKRTTCSEVVQALLEEHQTTFGEKKVLFGKPSDYCIVEKWRGSERVLPPLTKILRLWKAWGEEQANLHFVLVKSDAFLSFPLWKTAEAKVVQNIEKQWDLSPANYMKMLPIDKQKKIVRKTFRKLAKLKQDSVQQERDNMETLIHLIISQDHTIHQQVLRMKELDMEIEKCEAKFHLDRVANDGENYVQDSYLMINTSEAEQQGSRPDDQKDIHDYLSKSEGILQVEERLKHHKQLIENLCAEIEREVHGICMEKNGEDVHTEAAANAELEASDLESVKYELEKSMKDGLRINSYLSCIQKELTYRDSLLQKKEKEYELLTEEFNLLHVKDNIETRLKSNEEPSKGSVISSNSIAVPDFVHRVTNLDINDTDSDTGISSTHSQDSEITAGDMVLLST
- the RASSF9 gene encoding ras association domain-containing protein 9 isoform X1, with the translated sequence MAPFGRNLLKTRHKNRSHSKDMASNEREIVVWVCQEEKIVCGLTKRTTCSEVVQALLEEHQTTFGEKKVLFGKPSDYCIVEKWRGSERVLPPLTKILRLWKAWGEEQANLHFVLVKSDAFLSFPLWKTAEAKVVQNIEKQWDLSPANYMKMLPIDKQKKIVRKTFRKLAKLKQDSVQQERDNMETLIHLIISQDHTIHQQVLRMKELDMEIEKCEAKFHLDRVANDGENYVQDSYLMINTSEAEQQGSRPDDQKDIHDYLSKSEGILQVEERLKHHKQLIENLCAEIEREVHGICMEKNGEDVHTEAAANAELEASDLESVKYELEKSMKDGLRINSYLSCIQKELTYRDSLLQKKEKEYELLTEEFNLLHVKDNIETRLKSNEEPSKGSVISSNSIAVPDFVHRVTNLDINDTDSDTGISSTHSQDSEITAGDMVLLST